From a region of the Candidatus Paceibacterota bacterium genome:
- a CDS encoding glycine--tRNA ligase produces MIKNSENGTMDAIISLAKRRGFIFQGSEIYGGLAGTWDYGPLGVALKNNIKKIWWKRFVEDRDDMFGVDAAILMNQNVWKASGHVGGFADPLVECGKCKKRFRADQFGDKIAENKWQLPSECPSCGEKGDLWNLAKENIRQFNMMFETHVGATHDEASVSYLRPETAQGMFVNFKNILDSLHPKLPFGLGQIGKAFRNEIAPRDFLFRAREFEQMEIEYFVNPKDWESTFRDFTAEVHAFTKEVGLTPSKIHELEVPESDRAFYSKRTIDFEFDFPFGKKELYGLAYRTDYDLKQHSGFSKVDLSYYDEETKERFIPHCIEPSFGLDRTVLAVLTDAYTEDKMGDEVRTYLKLAPSVAPYKVAVFPLLRNKPELIKKAEEIFKMIKKEIPAITFDDNGNIGKRYRRQDEIGTPYCVTVDFETIEEGKGVTVRDRDSGKQERVAETDLISFLKGKI; encoded by the coding sequence ATGATTAAAAATAGCGAAAACGGCACTATGGATGCCATCATTTCTCTCGCCAAGCGAAGAGGTTTTATTTTTCAAGGTTCCGAAATATACGGCGGTCTAGCTGGTACATGGGATTATGGACCATTGGGTGTGGCTCTCAAAAACAATATAAAGAAAATTTGGTGGAAAAGATTCGTAGAAGATCGCGATGATATGTTCGGTGTGGACGCAGCTATTCTCATGAATCAAAATGTTTGGAAAGCTAGTGGACATGTAGGGGGCTTTGCTGATCCTTTGGTAGAATGTGGTAAATGTAAAAAAAGGTTTCGTGCAGATCAGTTTGGCGATAAGATAGCTGAAAATAAATGGCAATTACCAAGCGAATGTCCTAGTTGTGGAGAGAAAGGTGATTTGTGGAATTTGGCCAAAGAAAATATCCGTCAATTTAACATGATGTTTGAGACACATGTAGGAGCTACCCACGATGAAGCTTCTGTTTCTTATTTACGACCAGAGACTGCTCAAGGCATGTTCGTCAATTTCAAAAATATCCTAGATTCTTTGCATCCAAAACTTCCTTTTGGTTTGGGTCAAATAGGTAAGGCTTTTAGAAATGAGATCGCACCTCGAGATTTTCTATTTCGTGCTCGCGAATTTGAACAGATGGAAATAGAGTATTTCGTAAATCCAAAGGATTGGGAAAGTACCTTTAGGGATTTCACAGCAGAAGTTCATGCTTTCACCAAAGAAGTTGGTCTTACTCCATCCAAAATTCACGAATTAGAAGTTCCAGAATCTGACCGAGCTTTCTATTCAAAGAGAACTATAGATTTTGAATTTGATTTTCCTTTTGGTAAAAAAGAGCTTTATGGTTTGGCATATCGTACAGATTATGATTTGAAGCAACATTCAGGTTTTAGTAAAGTTGATTTGTCATATTATGATGAAGAGACCAAAGAGCGCTTTATTCCACATTGTATAGAACCATCTTTTGGTCTAGATAGAACCGTCTTGGCTGTACTTACCGATGCTTATACCGAAGATAAAATGGGTGATGAAGTCCGTACATACCTGAAGTTGGCTCCATCAGTCGCTCCTTACAAAGTTGCAGTCTTTCCATTACTTAGAAATAAACCAGAATTGATCAAGAAAGCCGAAGAGATATTCAAAATGATCAAAAAAGAAATTCCTGCGATAACTTTTGACGATAATGGAAATATCGGTAAGAGATACCGCCGTCAGGATGAAATTGGTACCCCATATTGTGTGACTGTAGATTTTGAAACTATTGAAGAAGGTAAAGGTGTCACCGTGCGAGATAGGGACAGTGGTAAACAAGAAAGAGTGGCAGAAACTGACCTCATCAGTTTCCTCAAAGGAAAAATATAA